AGGAGTTGGTTAACTTAACCAAGACCGGTACGATAAAAACTACAAAACgttgttgaaataaattaaaggaaatgtaaataagtGGAGAGCCCACGTTCATGGGCTGGAACGCTTCCTCCTCTTACGATGGCCGATGGCCGTGCCCCCAAAGCCACCCACCGGGGCGCGGGCCTGACTCGGGAGGGCGCGACCTCCGCCCCAATGGGCGCCGGCAGCACACGCCAGGTGGCCGGAGGTGGTGGCGTCCTCTGCGGGGACGGGTTACAGGACGGGACAGAGAAACCCCTGTGGCCTCGGAGGAGGCGGCAGGCGAGCGGGAGGAGGCCCGGCCTGCAGACCGGTGCAGGCGCCCCAAGCTcactgcccccccgcccctcacGGGGTCCCGGCCCACCAGCCTGACGCGGTGCTCCTCCTCCAGGATGAAGAGGTTCTCCCTCTCGCAGTAGAAGGCGGCGGCGTCCAGAAGGGCCTTCAGGGGCACCAAGCCCACCAGCTGCGAGCCCACCACCGCGACGCTCAGCTCCTGCAGACGTCCAGGGACAGTCCAGGGCAGGGGGGACAGGAGACGCCCTGAGGGTGTCCTGGGACCCGACCCGCCCCCCCGGGGGACGCCCCCCGCCCACCCGGagggacccccctcccccagggacgCCCGCGCCCACCTGGGCTTCTCTGCAGGTCTCCTCGTAGACCGTATGCAGCGCTGTGACCTCGAAGTCCAGGAGGTTTGTGGACACCTGGGCCAGGTTCTTCTCATCCAGGTACCAGCCGATGCCCTGGACCTTCTTCAGGCGTCCTGGCTACGAGGGAGACTCCGGCTcaggccctgcccacccccaggccccggggcccgcAGGTGCTGCGCTGCTGCCCCGCCCCTGGCTGGCGCCCTTGCTCCTCGCCGAGCCAGCAGGGGACAGGCCACCCTCAGGGACCTGAGGCCCCCGCGGGCACCAGGCTCACACAGCCTTGCCCCCCAGCACCTCGCCCACACCGCgccctgccctgggagcccgcctgggtccccccaaccccccctcccGCGCTCGTCCCTGCCACCCGCCCTCAGCCCAGAGGCGGGCTCTGTGCTCCCGGGCCCACCTGACGGACCTCTGGGCTCTGGATTCAGCAGGAACAAAAAGAGGGATTCGGGGTGTGCCCTGCTGCTATGTTGCTCTTACATGCTGCTCCCAGGGCCTTGCTgtctggcagggggtggggggcacctagAGTCCCTGGGGGGTACCTGGGGGTACCCGGGGCACCTGGAGCTGTGGGGCGCACCTGGAGTCCCCGGGGGGTACCTGGGGGTACCTGGGGGTACCCGGGGCCCCTGGAGCTGTGGGGCGCACCTGGAGTCCCCGGGGGATACCTGGGGGTACCCGGGGCCCCTGGAGCTGTGGGGGGACTCCGAAGCAGATGTCCCCCCAGGAGTATGGAATCCTGCGAGACCCTAACAAGGGCTCTACCTGCCACGGCCGTAGACGCCCAGGCTGGGGAGCCCCTCACCTggtcccggccccggccctgctCCCGGATGTTGAGGGCGATGCGATGCGCCTGCTCCCGGGTGCCGAGCAGGTTGACGTTGAAGGCGATGAGGAACTTCCGAGCGCCCGTGGCCGTGGCCCCCCAGCGGGGGACGAAGGAGCTGGGGCCAAAGTCGGGCGCCCACTCGGCCTGCTTGAGCTGCGGGGAGACGCACCGGGCTGTGGCGACCCCCGGGAGGGCCCCTGCCCGTCGGGGAGGAGGCGGGCGCCCCCCTGCaggcccaccccccacccccccacccccgccaggaCACGCACCTTGTCGGGGAGGGCCTCGTACTCCCCCGCCCGGATGGCCGGCAGGGCCCTGCGCCCCGCGGTCTGGGCCGCCTCCCCGTACAGGTACACTGCGAGGGCACGGGGgtcagggcggggtgggggggcagagggcacagggtgggggcagggatggggggcagggatgggggtagGGTCCCCGGGGGGTCAGGGCCCTAGTGCCGGACACGCGAGCTGAACCCTCACGGCCTGCACCGGCCGGCTTCCTGCGCCCCCTTCCTGCATCCATGGGTCTCTCAGGAGGGTGTGGGGGTCACTGATGGGGCCTCCGATTGGGCGGGGACCCctcctctgcgccccccccccggggcagggcggccccaccctgctgcccctcctgcacAGTGTCCCCGACGCCAGGAGTTAGaagtagagggagggagggaagcacgTTCGGTTCTTTCTAGAAGGCAACGTGCCCCAGCAGcccggggtccccaggaccatGCGCTGCCGCACTGGCCCCTCCCACCCTGCGCGCACCCACCCCATCCCCCGTGGCCCCGCGGggctcccccggccccccacTGGCGCCCTGGTCTCCGGGTCTGACCTCCCCAGAGGATGTCATTCCCTTAGGAAGCGGTGGCCCTGCCCCCGACGGCCGGGCCGAGACCCTGAGGTCCCCACGGGCGGtgggggccctgccctggggggcCCCTCCTGGCGCACTCACCCGGCACGCCCAGCTCCTCCGCCAGCCGCCGGCCAAAGGCCTGGGCACAGAGCACACACTCATCCATGGTGACGCCCCTCACGGGCACGAAGGGGCACACGTCCAGGGCGCCCATCCGGGGGTGCTCCCCTGCAGCGacaggggtggaggaaggggaggctgggCCGGGCGCTCAGAGGGCTCCTGGACGCCCCGCCGCACCCCACCCTCCGCCGCGGGGACCCTGCGAGAGCCAGCGGGCCAGGTCCCCCTCGGAGCCACGGGGCTCAGTGCCCGGGCAGGCGCCGCGCTCCCACTGGCCGCCCGGCCCTCGGCCCCGCAGCTTCCGGAGCGGCCTCCCCCAAACCTGGGCCCCTCCCCACGGGCCCCGCGGCGAGGGAGCCCTTGGCTGGGATTAGCTTCCTCGCTCACCGGCTGGGATCACCTGTgggtcccccgcccccgcccagcgGCCAGAGACCCTGCCCTCTTGacctctccctgtgtgtccaACCTTTGACCCCGGCCGCCCTGGACGGTCCACTGGACGGCCGGCTCCCGCGTCCtcgcgccccgggcccccccaGGCCCGCGCGGGATGCCGGCACTGGGCACCCCTGAAACACGGGCGGCCCGAGACCCCCGGGGGCCCTCCCGGGACAAGCCCTAGGCCGCTGCCCCGCGCCCGAGGCGGAGCCGGCCGCGCGCTCACCCCGGTGCTGGCTCATGTCGATGAGCTGGAAGGCCGCCCGGGCGGCGTTCAGGGCCCCCTCCACCACGGCCTGGGGCTGCCCCACGAAGGTGTAGACAGTGCGGTTGGTGGAGGGGCCGGCGTCCACGTCCAGCAGCACACAGCCCGGGGTCTGGGTCACGGCTCGGGAGATGGCGTCGATCACCTGGGGAGGAGAGCCCGaccccgtgcctcagtttccccacttggAAGAAGGGACAGGAGCCTCAGGGGAGCCGCGCCTCTCCTGCCGCCCCAACCACCACCCACACAGGGGCCTAAGGAGCCAGGGCTGAGCATGTGGGAATCCCTCCAAGAGCGCAGGCCCGGGGAAGCCCGCCCGTGTTTCTTGGGGTCAgcaagaggagggaaaagaggggaaactgaggcaggaatcAGAACCCGGATGGAGGGACTGCTGGGCTCCAAGAAGGTGACCTATGGGCCAAGGACACAGAGGGTCAGGGTGCTGGCCTCCCAAGCAGTCCCAGGGCGGGGGGGCGAGTGAAGGGCCCGGAACCTTCTGTGGCAGCAGGATAGCCCAGTGGTCGGGAGCAGGGCTCTGTGGCTGTCGGGGGTCTGCTCcactccctgtgcctcagtgtcctcctcgGTAACGGGGGGATAAGAGCAGAGCCCACCTGAGGAGGTGTGGggacccctgcctgcctgcccatcCCCCGGCCTCTTCCTTAGCCCTGTCGGCCCCTTCGAGTCCCCGCCTCATGGGCACCTCCCCGTGGCTGAGGACAGGGGAGACCCGCTCCCCAGACCCGCACGGAGCACACCTGTGTCCTGGCCctaagccccccgccccccctcaccTGCTGGTTGTTCCCCTCTGAGAAGTTGGGAACACATTCCACCAGCTGGGCCATGGTCGGGCCTCGATCCTGGGCTCTGCTCCCAGGACAGacggaggggaggagggacagtgCTCCCCGGGGCCCGCGGCCCTTATCTGCGGCGGCAGGGCCCTCCCACGGCAGCCGGGCTGCTCATTAACCATAGTCCTGGCGAGGCGCGGGCGGCCGTGGTGTCTGCGCACCCACGGAGCAGGACAGGAAGGGGGCCGGACCCCGTGAGCCAGACGACGACATCCGCCCACCCGGCTGGGGGCAGGCTCCCCCGAGAGCAGCACAGGTGACCGGGACCCTCAGGGGGCAAACGTCCTCCCAGGTGCTGGACTCAGGTCAACCCAGGCTCCAATCCCAGCTTGGCCCAGGGCCTCCTGGTGGTTGTTCATGTGACCCTGCATGTGACCCTCCAAGTGACCTTCCAAGTGACTCTCCAAGTGACACTCCGAGTGACGCTCCGAGTGACGCTCCAAGTGACGCTCCAAGTGACCCTCTGTGACCCTCCATATGACCCTCCAGTGACTCTCCATGTGACCCTCCATAGGACCCTCCAAGTGACTCTCCAAGTGATGCTCCAAGTGACCCCCTATGTGATCCTCTATGTGACTCTCCAGTGACCCTCCAAGTGATGCTCCAAGTAACCCTCTGTGACTCTCCATGTGGCCCTCCATTGACCCTCCAAGTGACCCTCCATATGACCCTCCAGTGACCCTCCAAGTGACGCTCCAAGTGACCCTCCAGTGACTCTCCATGTGACCCTCCATATGACCCTCCAAGTGACTAAGTGATGCTCCAAGTGACCCCCTATGTGATCCTCTATGTGACTCTCCATTGACCCTCCAAGTGACCCTCCAAGTGATCCTCCAAGTGATCCTCCAATTGACCCTCCAGTGACTCTCCATGTGACTCTCCAAGTGATGCTCCAAGTGACGCTCCATGTGACTCTCCCAGTGACCTTCCAAGTGATGCTCCAAGTGATGCTCCAAGTGACCCTCCAAGTGACCCTCTATGTGACCCTCCATGTGGCCCTCCAAATGACCCTCCAGTGACCCTCCAAGTGATGCTCCAAGTGATCCTCCAGTGACCCTCCAGTGACCCTCTATGTGACCTTGCAAGTAACCCTGCATGTGACCCTCCATGTGACCCAAATGACCCTCCATGTGACCTTCCATGTGACCTTCCAAGTGTCCATCAAGTGACCCTCAACGTGATCTGCCAGTGACCCTCCATGTGACCCTCCAAGTAATGCTCCAAGGACCCTCCAAGTGACCCACCTTGTGATGCTTATGACCTTCCATGTGACTCTGCATGTGACCCTGCATGTGACCCTCTAGTGACCCTCCAGTGACCTTCCAAGTGACCCTCCATATGACACCCCAGGTGACCCTGTGAGCCTCAATTTTTTCACATCGGCTTCTGAGCTTCAGGCGGCAGAAAGATGAGAGGGGCCAAGTGTGGGGCCCCGTCCGCGGCCCTGGCTCTCAGCAGAGGTCAGCTCGGCctggtcggggcggggggggggggggtgtcgaGTCTGCACGTGCGTGGACGTCCCTGCAGCGCAAGGGAGCACGATGaagccccagctccccagctgctGGCTGTTCTCCCGAGGCCGGAGGCTTCTCACGAAGGGGTGACGTGTCCGGgccagcagcccagggccctgcaccCAGACACCCGGCCGGGCCACCAGGTGGGCATTCCCAGCCTGCAGAGCTACCTAGGAGGAGGTGAGCCCGGCAGGGTAGGGACAGCACCAGCCTGAGGACACTCCTGCCCGCCCGCCAGGGCCCTCCCAGACGCCCACTGTACCCCGTCTGCCATCCGCCAGGGCGCAGGACCCACCCAGCCGTGGCAGTGCAGGGGGGCCAAGGTCCCAGGGGGGAGACGCCCAGCTCCTGGTCCCCGTGTGTGGCCTCGGGACCCCACCCCTGGAGCAGCCAGACAAGCCCAGAACCCCGGGGAGGCTGCGGCAGGCCAGGCCCTCTGCAGCCCCGGCTCCCCTGGGTGGACACGATGACCGCTCTCCCTCCTCTAGGTCCCACGAGTGACGGGAGCCCCGGCAGGACCTGCAAAGGCCCAACGAAAGCGTTTTTCCAAACCCGGGTCCTAACGCTGAGGCTCGTCCCTAGAGGCCTGCATCCCGGTGGTGCCCAAGTGCccaccagcccccctcccccgacGCAGAGCCCTGGTGCTAAATCTGTGCACCCTGGATGGACCCCCAAGGTGGCAGAGTCCCTCAGCCGGGGGTGGGTGTCCAGTGGCTGGAAGGGCAGGGAGGCGTCAGTGATGGACTGGGTTGTGGCCACCCCCAAAATCATGTGTTGAAGCCCCGACCCCTGCACCTCAGGGAGCGGCTGTATTTGGACACAGGGTCTTTACAAAGGCAGTAAAGTTAACATCATGTCTGTCGTGGGGTGACCCTTGTCTACTCCGACTGGTGTCCTCATAGGGAGAGCACAAGCCCGTGAGGCCGCGGAGGGAAGGCCGCatctgcgcacccaggagagggGCTCCGGAGCTGCGATGTCCAGCCCCCGGCTGGGGGGTAATAAGTGCGGTTTGAAGCCCCCTGTTCTGTTGGGGTGTCGGGCTGCCCAGGCTGTGGCTGTGTCCTAAGACGCCTGGGGCCTCTGGGACACAGGAGGCTGTGACAGGGACAGGTGACCCAGAAACCCCAATACTTTCACACCCACAGCAGGGACGGGACCGGGGACCATCCACTCAGCCAAGGCCCAGGAGGGGGCCAGCGCCAGGCTGTGGGCCCAGGGGGTCACTTGTCTTGGAGATCTCAGGAGACACGGGGACCTGACGGCTccagcatggggggagggggcgtgtCAGATCATCCCTGGGTTAAGCAGGTTCCCCGGAATCCACACAGCCCCGGGCgccctcctctctgtcccctaCGCTGCTGTCCCCATGCAATTCCCACGTCGGAACAAGGgacctgtgttttcattttgcccCAGCTCTGCGGGGCCTACAGCCGCCCTGCCCGCACGGAACCCTCGCCTCAGGCTCTGCATTTGGGGAAACCAGCCGCAGGCTCCTTGCGGCCGGAGTGGAGTCCTCGAGGCCTGGCCGGGCGGGTGCCCCGTTGGCTGGAGGCCCGGGAGCTGTGCCCCTCGAGGCTGGGTCGCGGCTCAGCCCCGGGATCCCGCGGGCACCTCCCCGCGCTCTCCACCCCTCAAAGAGCCAAGGGAAAGGGAAACAGGAAACGGATGGTTTTAATACAGTGACTCGATGGTGCCGCGGGTgtgggcggccgggccgggccgggccgggccgggccaggGGCCGAGGGGGCGCCTGCtggggccgggcgggccggggcgcTCCTGGGCGGCCGCGGGAGGG
This genomic window from Canis lupus familiaris isolate Mischka breed German Shepherd chromosome 31, alternate assembly UU_Cfam_GSD_1.0, whole genome shotgun sequence contains:
- the FTCD gene encoding formimidoyltransferase-cyclodeaminase isoform X1, which translates into the protein MAQLVECVPNFSEGNNQQVIDAISRAVTQTPGCVLLDVDAGPSTNRTVYTFVGQPQAVVEGALNAARAAFQLIDMSQHRGEHPRMGALDVCPFVPVRGVTMDECVLCAQAFGRRLAEELGVPVYLYGEAAQTAGRRALPAIRAGEYEALPDKLKQAEWAPDFGPSSFVPRWGATATGARKFLIAFNVNLLGTREQAHRIALNIREQGRGRDQPGRLKKVQGIGWYLDEKNLAQVSTNLLDFEVTALHTVYEETCREAQELSVAVVGSQLVGLVPLKALLDAAAFYCERENLFILEEEHRVRLVVNRLGLDSLSPFNPKERIIEYLVPDGGPEPSLADQPLRAFVREGAALASMAGLMTYGRRQFEHLDATVRRLVPPFHAAAAALTELVDADARAFRAYLEATKLPKSTEEERDRRAAALQEGLRQAVAVPLALADTVASLWPALQELARCGNLACRSDLQVAAKALETGVFGAYFNVLINLKDITDDVFKDQTRQHIARLLQDAKTQAALVLDHLEARQE